A genomic region of Janthinobacterium lividum contains the following coding sequences:
- a CDS encoding cytochrome c biogenesis protein ResB: protein MSTGTTGIELKTQRRSLAEFVELVSSMRFAISLLTLIAVASIIGTVLKQNEPMPNYVNQFGPFWFAVFDKLSLYSVYSAWWFLVIMGFLVASTSLCIVRNAPKMLKDMRSWRDNVREQSLRNFHHKAEWQAPLPRTVLAQQMVMRLKDAGYAAKVVEKDNATLVAAKRGAANKWGYIFAHGAIVIICVGGLLDSEMPIRVQQWFFGKTPFSGSGVIADIPAQHRLSLSNPTFRGNTMIPEGASSNTAIIPQADGVLIQDLPITILLKKFHIDFYSTGMPKLFASDVVVTDHETGKSFPATIKVNQPLLYKGLALYQSSFEDGGSKLKLTGFPMTGKTTKRFDIGGEVGGSTPLERSDGNSYTVEWSGFRPFNVENLSAGQDVRAVSKAESFNDKFAVGLDKRLGSAAKNANNKDLKNVGPSVQYKLRDKTGQAREYQNYMQPVTVDGTTVFLAGMRVNPSDPFSYLRIPADDNYSVNEWMRLRAALQDPALRQQAATRYAARAMPQPGAEALRGQLQESAAKSLGIFAGNGQEGGFLAISRFLEKIPAAEQEKAADIFMKILNGSLWDLWQAARAQDGLKAIEADDKHGRFLQLATNALSDSFFYGAPVYLQLDDFTEIKASVLQVTRSPGKSVVYLGCLFLVIGVFSMFYIRERRLWVWIKDGEGGSDALMAMSTQRKTLDFEKEFENLKAKLPQSA from the coding sequence ATGAGCACAGGCACGACCGGAATCGAGTTAAAGACCCAACGCCGCAGCCTGGCTGAATTCGTCGAGCTGGTCTCGTCGATGCGCTTTGCCATCAGCCTGCTGACCCTGATCGCCGTCGCGTCCATCATCGGCACCGTGCTCAAGCAAAATGAGCCCATGCCCAATTATGTGAACCAGTTCGGCCCGTTCTGGTTCGCCGTCTTCGACAAGCTGAGCCTGTACTCCGTGTATTCGGCCTGGTGGTTCCTGGTCATCATGGGTTTCCTCGTCGCCTCGACTTCGCTGTGCATCGTGCGCAATGCACCGAAGATGCTCAAGGATATGCGCAGCTGGCGCGACAATGTGCGCGAACAATCCCTGCGCAATTTCCATCACAAGGCGGAATGGCAGGCGCCGCTGCCGCGCACCGTGCTGGCGCAGCAGATGGTGATGCGCCTGAAAGACGCCGGCTACGCGGCCAAGGTAGTCGAGAAGGACAACGCCACCCTGGTCGCTGCCAAGCGGGGCGCGGCCAATAAATGGGGCTATATCTTTGCCCACGGCGCCATCGTCATCATTTGCGTGGGCGGCTTGCTCGATTCGGAAATGCCCATCCGCGTACAGCAATGGTTCTTCGGCAAGACGCCGTTTTCCGGCAGCGGCGTGATCGCCGACATTCCCGCCCAGCACCGCCTGAGCCTGTCGAACCCCACTTTCCGCGGCAACACCATGATCCCGGAAGGCGCGTCGAGCAACACGGCCATCATTCCCCAGGCCGATGGCGTGCTGATCCAGGACCTGCCCATCACCATCCTGCTGAAAAAATTCCACATCGATTTCTACAGCACGGGCATGCCCAAGCTGTTCGCCAGCGATGTCGTGGTGACGGATCATGAAACAGGGAAAAGTTTCCCTGCAACCATCAAAGTCAATCAGCCGCTGCTGTACAAGGGCCTGGCCCTGTACCAGTCCAGCTTTGAAGATGGCGGCAGCAAGCTCAAATTGACGGGCTTTCCCATGACGGGCAAGACGACGAAACGCTTCGATATCGGCGGCGAAGTGGGCGGCAGCACGCCGCTCGAGCGCAGCGACGGCAATTCCTACACGGTGGAATGGTCGGGTTTCCGCCCGTTCAACGTGGAAAACCTCAGCGCCGGCCAGGATGTGCGCGCCGTCAGCAAGGCGGAAAGCTTCAACGATAAGTTTGCCGTCGGCCTCGATAAACGCCTCGGCTCGGCCGCGAAGAACGCGAATAACAAGGATCTCAAGAACGTCGGTCCTTCGGTGCAATACAAATTGCGCGACAAGACGGGCCAGGCGCGCGAGTACCAGAACTACATGCAGCCTGTCACCGTGGATGGCACGACGGTGTTCCTGGCCGGCATGCGCGTCAACCCCAGCGATCCGTTCAGCTATCTGCGCATTCCCGCCGATGACAATTACAGCGTGAACGAATGGATGCGCTTGCGTGCCGCGCTGCAAGATCCCGCGCTGCGCCAGCAGGCCGCCACGCGCTATGCGGCGCGCGCCATGCCGCAACCGGGCGCGGAAGCCTTGCGCGGCCAGTTGCAGGAATCGGCGGCGAAAAGCCTGGGCATCTTTGCCGGCAATGGGCAAGAGGGCGGCTTCCTCGCCATTTCGCGTTTCCTGGAGAAAATTCCTGCCGCCGAGCAAGAAAAAGCGGCCGATATCTTCATGAAGATACTGAATGGCAGCCTGTGGGACTTGTGGCAGGCGGCGCGCGCCCAGGATGGCTTGAAAGCCATCGAGGCCGATGACAAGCATGGCCGCTTCCTGCAACTGGCCACGAATGCGCTGTCCGACAGCTTCTTCTATGGCGCGCCCGTGTATCTGCAACTCGACGACTTCACGGAAATCAAGGCGTCCGTGCTGCAGGTGACGCGTTCGCCGGGCAAGAGCGTGGTCTACCTCGGCTGCCTGTTCCTCGTGATCGGCGTGTTTTCCATGTTTTATATCCGCGAGCGCCGCCTGTGGGTGTGGATCAAGGATGGCGAGGGCGGCAGCGATGCCTTGATGGCCATGAGCACGCAACGCAAGACGCTGGATTTTGAAAAAGAATTTGAGAACTTGAAGGCAAAGCTGCCGCAATCGGCGTAA
- a CDS encoding efflux RND transporter permease subunit, translating into MNLSELSIRRPVMVVLLSLSIILAGVLAYLQIPVAALPSYNTPVINVSADLAGASPETMASSVALPLEKQFSTISGLSLITSTSTLGNTSLTLEFDASINVNEAAVDVQAALLRAQRQLPTEMTDLPSYRKVNPADAPVLFIQMTSPSLNLSDLNDYAENLIAPSLSTLPGVAQVIVNGQKRFAVRVRARADLMNARNLTMDELATALRTSNTNSPLGILDGPSQTLTIQGNPQMMKAADFAELIVASRNGQPVRLKDVAEVEDSFQSIKAVGSFNGERSISLMVQRQPDANTVQVVDGVRRLLPGFKEQLPQSIQISLVNDRSLSIREAIHDVNLTLALTVVLVVLVIFLFLHRAAATFIPAVTMPISLLGALALLYWLGYSLDNVSLLGITLAVGLVVDDAIVVLENIVRHIEMGKKPIRAALEGAKEMGFTIISISVSLVAVFIPIFFMPGVIGLLFHEFAVVVSLAVLVSAVVSLTLVPMLASRFLPADSREHNDSDPSHGEKTFIGRHFEAGFTKLRNGYVHLLDKALAHRNVVLFVAVCTFALTVLLYATIPKGFFPEEDLGQIQVNTEASEDISSAALQDLQARVAAVLKADPSVQDVTSFVGGGNTGRMFMVLKPRSERPKMPVVLENLRRAAGTVPGMAVYFRPVQNLQLGGRQSKSRYQYTLQSVSPDALNDWAEKFIAGMRTDPAFRDVTSDSQIKGLQASLRIDRDKANLLGVQMSDIRTALYSAFGERQVSTIYSSAASYYVILEAATADRQYDDALTRVSVRSKTGELVKLSSIAYVERTIGPTSVNHQGQLQAVTIAFNLAPDVPLGIATGKIDAMAKDMSLPASIITRYGGDAAVFQSSQSSQIILIIAALAVIYVLLGVLYESYIHPLTILAGLPSAAVGALLTLRLFGMDLTMIAIIGILMLIGIVKKNAIMMIDFALHAQRNDGLAPAEAIRQACILRFRPIMMTSAAALMGALPIALGLGAGAELRQPLGLAVVGGLLFSQVITLFITPVIYLFLDKYSGTGPLTDEQLVALDNKA; encoded by the coding sequence ATGAACCTGTCCGAACTGAGCATCCGGCGCCCCGTCATGGTGGTGCTGCTGTCCCTCTCCATCATCCTGGCCGGCGTGCTGGCCTATCTGCAAATTCCCGTGGCGGCCTTGCCGAGCTACAACACGCCCGTCATCAATGTGAGCGCCGACCTGGCCGGCGCCAGCCCGGAAACCATGGCCTCGTCGGTGGCCTTGCCGCTGGAAAAGCAATTTTCCACGATTTCCGGCCTCAGCCTGATCACCTCCACGAGTACGCTGGGCAATACTTCGCTGACCCTGGAATTTGACGCCAGCATCAATGTCAACGAGGCGGCCGTCGACGTGCAGGCGGCCCTGCTGCGCGCGCAGCGCCAGTTGCCGACGGAAATGACGGACTTGCCGTCCTACCGCAAGGTCAATCCGGCCGATGCGCCGGTGCTGTTCATCCAGATGACGTCGCCATCGCTGAACTTGTCGGACCTCAACGATTACGCGGAAAACCTGATCGCCCCCAGCCTGTCGACCTTGCCGGGCGTGGCCCAGGTCATCGTCAATGGCCAAAAGCGCTTTGCCGTGCGTGTGCGCGCCCGTGCCGACCTGATGAATGCGCGCAATCTGACGATGGACGAGCTGGCCACCGCCTTGCGCACCTCGAACACGAATTCCCCGCTGGGCATTCTTGACGGCCCGAGCCAGACCCTGACCATCCAGGGCAATCCGCAAATGATGAAAGCGGCCGATTTTGCCGAACTGATCGTCGCCAGCCGCAACGGCCAGCCCGTGCGCCTGAAAGACGTGGCCGAGGTGGAAGACAGCTTTCAATCGATCAAGGCCGTCGGCAGTTTCAATGGCGAGCGCTCGATCAGCCTGATGGTGCAGCGCCAGCCGGACGCCAACACCGTGCAAGTGGTCGATGGCGTGCGCCGTTTGCTGCCGGGCTTCAAGGAACAATTGCCGCAGTCGATACAGATCAGCCTGGTCAATGACCGTTCGCTGTCGATCCGCGAAGCCATCCACGACGTGAATCTGACCTTGGCCCTGACGGTGGTGCTGGTGGTGCTGGTGATCTTCCTGTTCCTGCACCGCGCGGCGGCCACCTTCATTCCTGCCGTCACCATGCCGATTTCCCTGCTCGGCGCGCTGGCCCTGCTGTACTGGCTCGGCTACAGCCTCGATAACGTTTCCCTGCTGGGCATTACCCTGGCCGTGGGCCTCGTCGTCGACGATGCCATCGTGGTGCTGGAAAACATCGTGCGGCATATCGAGATGGGCAAGAAACCCATACGCGCGGCGCTGGAAGGGGCGAAAGAGATGGGCTTTACCATCATTTCGATCTCCGTCTCGCTGGTGGCCGTGTTCATCCCCATCTTCTTCATGCCGGGCGTGATCGGCTTGCTGTTCCATGAATTCGCCGTTGTCGTGTCGCTGGCCGTGCTGGTGTCGGCCGTCGTGTCGCTGACCCTGGTGCCGATGCTGGCCAGCCGCTTCCTGCCGGCCGATTCGCGCGAGCACAATGACAGCGACCCCAGCCATGGCGAAAAAACCTTTATCGGCCGCCATTTCGAAGCGGGTTTCACGAAATTGCGCAACGGTTATGTGCATCTGCTCGACAAGGCCCTGGCGCACCGCAACGTGGTGCTGTTCGTTGCCGTGTGTACCTTTGCGCTGACGGTGCTGCTGTACGCGACGATACCGAAAGGTTTCTTCCCGGAAGAAGACCTGGGCCAGATCCAGGTGAATACGGAAGCGTCGGAAGATATTTCCTCGGCGGCACTGCAGGATTTGCAAGCCCGCGTGGCGGCCGTGCTCAAGGCGGACCCCAGCGTGCAGGACGTGACCTCGTTCGTCGGCGGCGGCAATACGGGCCGCATGTTCATGGTCTTGAAACCGCGCAGCGAGCGGCCGAAAATGCCGGTGGTGCTGGAAAACCTGCGCCGCGCGGCGGGCACCGTGCCAGGCATGGCCGTGTATTTCCGGCCCGTGCAAAACTTGCAACTGGGCGGGCGCCAGAGCAAGAGCCGCTACCAGTACACCTTGCAAAGCGTCAGTCCCGACGCACTCAATGACTGGGCGGAAAAGTTTATTGCCGGCATGCGCACGGATCCCGCCTTCCGCGACGTCACCAGCGATTCGCAGATCAAGGGCTTGCAGGCATCGCTCAGGATCGACCGCGACAAGGCCAACCTGCTGGGCGTGCAAATGTCCGACATCCGCACGGCCCTGTACAGCGCCTTTGGCGAGCGGCAAGTGTCGACCATCTATTCCTCGGCAGCCAGCTATTACGTGATCCTGGAAGCGGCCACGGCGGACCGCCAGTATGACGATGCGCTCACGCGCGTGTCCGTGCGCAGCAAGACGGGCGAACTGGTGAAACTGTCGAGTATTGCCTACGTGGAACGCACGATTGGCCCCACTTCCGTCAATCACCAGGGACAGTTGCAGGCTGTTACCATCGCCTTCAACCTGGCGCCGGACGTGCCGCTGGGCATCGCCACAGGCAAGATCGATGCGATGGCCAAGGACATGAGCTTGCCAGCCTCCATCATCACGCGCTACGGCGGCGACGCGGCCGTGTTCCAGAGCTCGCAGTCCAGCCAGATCATCCTCATCATTGCCGCGCTGGCCGTGATCTATGTCTTGCTCGGCGTGCTGTATGAAAGCTATATCCACCCGCTGACCATCCTGGCCGGCTTGCCATCGGCGGCCGTGGGGGCGCTGCTGACCCTGCGCCTGTTCGGCATGGATCTGACCATGATCGCCATCATCGGCATTTTGATGCTGATCGGCATCGTCAAGAAAAATGCGATCATGATGATCGACTTCGCCCTGCATGCGCAGCGCAACGACGGGCTGGCGCCGGCAGAGGCCATCCGCCAGGCGTGCATCCTGCGTTTCCGCCCCATCATGATGACGTCGGCGGCGGCCTTGATGGGCGCCTTGCCGATCGCCCTGGGTCTGGGCGCCGGCGCCGAGCTGCGCCAGCCGCTGGGCCTGGCCGTGGTCGGCGGCTTGCTGTTTTCGCAAGTGATCACCCTGTTCATCACCCCCGTGATCTATCTGTTCCTGGATAAGTACAGCGGCACGGGACCGTTGACGGACGAGCAATTGGTGGCGCTCGACAACAAGGCCTGA
- the ccsB gene encoding c-type cytochrome biogenesis protein CcsB yields the protein MELANKQIYTQEPGFFKRLSLIDWLYGAGLLAASLFGLVRFGAFMDIYEKAILLAAAPTFAWLGWYWKPVRWLIPVAAVLSLFAIELYAGHLEMANQKFFLKYILSSQSAILWMGTLFVLSTLFYWIGLVARSEFGSSVGSLLCWAGVVLGLTGMLVRWYESYLIGADVGHIPVSNLYEVFILFSLITAMFYLYYEQHYATRQLGAFVMLVISAAVVFLMWYTVTRDAAEIQPLVPALQSWWMKIHVPANFIGYGTFALSAMVAAAYLLKSSGYLVDRLPSLEVLDDVMYKAISVGFAFFTVATILGALWAAEAWGGYWSWDPKETWALIVWLNYAAWLHMRLMTGLRGRVASWWALVGLLVTTFAFLGVNMFLSGLHSYGKL from the coding sequence ATGGAATTGGCAAACAAGCAAATATATACGCAGGAACCAGGATTTTTCAAGCGCCTGAGCCTGATCGATTGGCTGTATGGCGCCGGCTTGCTGGCCGCCTCCCTGTTCGGCCTGGTGCGCTTTGGCGCCTTCATGGATATCTATGAAAAAGCCATCTTGCTGGCCGCGGCGCCCACGTTCGCGTGGCTGGGCTGGTACTGGAAGCCCGTGCGCTGGCTGATCCCCGTGGCAGCCGTGCTGTCGCTGTTCGCCATCGAGCTGTACGCTGGCCACCTGGAGATGGCGAACCAGAAATTCTTCCTGAAATATATCTTGTCGAGCCAATCCGCCATCTTGTGGATGGGTACCCTGTTCGTGCTGTCGACCCTGTTCTACTGGATCGGCCTGGTGGCGCGCTCGGAATTCGGCTCGTCCGTCGGCTCCCTGCTGTGCTGGGCCGGCGTCGTGCTGGGCCTGACGGGCATGCTGGTGCGCTGGTACGAGTCTTACCTGATCGGTGCCGACGTGGGCCACATTCCCGTGTCGAACCTGTATGAAGTGTTCATCCTGTTTTCCTTGATCACGGCCATGTTTTACCTGTACTACGAGCAGCATTACGCGACGCGCCAGCTGGGCGCCTTCGTCATGCTGGTCATTTCCGCGGCCGTCGTGTTCCTGATGTGGTACACGGTCACGCGCGACGCGGCCGAGATCCAGCCGCTGGTGCCGGCCCTGCAAAGCTGGTGGATGAAGATCCACGTGCCGGCCAACTTCATCGGCTACGGCACCTTCGCCCTGTCGGCCATGGTGGCGGCGGCCTACCTGCTCAAATCGAGCGGCTACCTGGTCGACCGCCTGCCGTCGCTGGAAGTGCTCGACGACGTCATGTACAAGGCTATTTCCGTCGGCTTCGCTTTCTTCACGGTAGCGACCATCCTGGGCGCCTTGTGGGCGGCCGAAGCATGGGGCGGCTACTGGTCGTGGGACCCGAAAGAAACGTGGGCGCTGATCGTCTGGCTCAACTATGCAGCCTGGCTGCACATGCGCCTGATGACGGGCTTGCGCGGCCGCGTCGCCTCGTGGTGGGCGCTGGTGGGCTTGCTGGTGACGACCTTCGCGTTTTTGGGCGTGAATATGTTCCTTTCTGGATTACATTCTTACGGCAAGCTTTAA
- a CDS encoding c-type cytochrome: protein MNRAFSPFIKSMLLALLAVSATASAVEAAKPAVKVDAAKGATLYADGDAARGLPACVSCHGAAGNSTITVNPKLAGQHESYIYKQLVDFTTPERNQPVMTTYAKMLSDADKKNIAAYLGAQLSKPGAAKNKDTIDLGKKIYRGGIASKQVAACASCHGATGNGIPVQYPRIAGQHQDYTVAQLAMFRSTKADARKNSAQMHTIAARMSDDEIAAVADYIAGLK from the coding sequence ATGAATCGTGCGTTTTCACCGTTTATCAAATCCATGCTGCTCGCTTTGCTGGCTGTATCGGCAACTGCCTCTGCGGTCGAAGCAGCGAAACCGGCCGTCAAGGTCGACGCGGCCAAGGGCGCTACCCTGTACGCCGATGGCGATGCGGCACGCGGCCTGCCTGCCTGTGTCTCCTGCCATGGCGCGGCCGGCAATTCGACCATCACGGTCAATCCGAAGCTAGCCGGCCAGCACGAAAGCTATATCTACAAGCAACTGGTCGACTTCACCACGCCGGAGCGCAACCAGCCCGTCATGACGACGTACGCGAAAATGCTCAGCGACGCCGACAAGAAGAATATCGCCGCCTACCTGGGCGCGCAGCTGTCCAAGCCGGGCGCCGCGAAAAACAAGGACACGATCGACCTGGGCAAGAAAATCTACCGTGGTGGCATTGCTTCCAAGCAAGTTGCTGCCTGCGCCAGCTGTCATGGCGCGACGGGCAATGGCATTCCCGTCCAGTATCCGCGCATCGCCGGCCAGCACCAGGACTACACGGTGGCCCAGCTGGCCATGTTCCGCAGCACCAAGGCTGATGCCCGCAAGAACAGCGCGCAAATGCACACCATCGCCGCCCGCATGTCGGATGACGAGATCGCCGCCGTTGCCGATTACATCGCCGGCCTGAAGTAA
- the yihA gene encoding ribosome biogenesis GTP-binding protein YihA/YsxC, with protein MSKLWQARFFTTVNQLRDLPDTTVPEIAFAGRSNAGKSTAINILCNQKGLAFASKTPGRTQHINYFSIGGAHVAQHRKDATIVEEIECLLVDLPGYGYAEVSGSAKLHWQRLLGDYVQRREQLAGLILIMDSRRPFTDLDIQMLEWFAPTGKPIHCILTKVDKLNRNESVNALRQAKAKLDSYVDEDGVGFPFTVQLFSALKRVGIDEANDKIMELAGISEDGAAQMVELIDMEDDVEPEAGTDKPA; from the coding sequence ATGTCAAAACTCTGGCAAGCCCGCTTCTTTACGACCGTCAACCAATTGCGTGACCTGCCCGATACCACGGTGCCGGAAATCGCCTTTGCCGGCCGCTCCAATGCCGGTAAATCGACCGCCATCAACATCTTGTGTAATCAGAAAGGCTTGGCGTTCGCCTCCAAGACACCTGGCCGTACCCAGCACATCAACTACTTCTCCATCGGCGGCGCCCACGTGGCGCAGCACCGCAAGGATGCCACCATCGTCGAAGAGATCGAATGCCTGCTGGTCGACTTGCCGGGCTACGGCTACGCGGAAGTCTCGGGCTCGGCCAAATTGCACTGGCAGCGCCTGCTGGGCGACTATGTGCAGCGCCGCGAGCAATTGGCGGGCTTGATCCTGATCATGGATTCGCGCCGTCCGTTCACCGACCTGGACATCCAGATGCTGGAATGGTTCGCCCCGACGGGCAAACCGATCCACTGCATCCTGACGAAAGTCGATAAGCTGAACCGCAATGAATCCGTGAATGCCTTGCGCCAGGCGAAAGCCAAGCTCGACAGCTACGTGGATGAAGACGGCGTCGGTTTCCCGTTCACCGTGCAACTGTTCTCGGCCCTGAAGCGCGTCGGCATCGACGAAGCCAACGACAAGATCATGGAACTGGCCGGCATCAGCGAAGATGGCGCGGCCCAGATGGTCGAACTGATCGACATGGAAGACGACGTCGAACCGGAAGCGGGAACCGACAAACCGGCTTGA